In Prionailurus viverrinus isolate Anna unplaced genomic scaffold, UM_Priviv_1.0 scaffold_60, whole genome shotgun sequence, one genomic interval encodes:
- the ARHGAP45 gene encoding rho GTPase-activating protein 45 isoform X2 has protein sequence MFSRKKRELMKTPSISKKNRAGSPSPQPLGELPRKDGADVSLGPSLEPPGAASNAKATGTLKRPTSLSRHASAAGFPLSGSSTWTLGRGHRSPLTTTSPAELPPEGPCPDTVEDISHLLADVGRFAEGLEKLKECVLHEDLLEARRPLAHECLGEALRVMRQIISRFPLLNTVETLTAAGTLIAKIRAFHYECNSESDKREFEKALETIAVSFSSTVSEFLMGEVDSSTLLSVPPGDPSQTMESLYSQGSEGSTPSTDDCDGCLPPEEVDMLLQRCEGGVDAALLYAKNMAKYMKDLIGYLEKRTMLEMDFAKGLQKIVHSCRQSVMQEPHMPLLSIYSLALEQELEFGHNMVQAVGTLQNQTFIQPLSLRRLEHEKRRKEIKESWHRAQRKLQEAESNLRKAKQGYGQRCEDHSKARFLAAKAEEEQAGTGPGAAASKTLDKRRRLEEEAKNKAEEAMATYRTCVADAKTQKQELEDAKVTVLRQIQEVIRQSDQTIKSATISYYQMMHMQTAPLPVHFQMLCESSKLYDPGQQYASHVCQLQRGDEPDVRYDFEPYVSTNTWSPVMRTRKGSLNVSDAVGTEAAGGPEEESGPTEGALAKDRRGERLAQCGVGVASPRPPLEPPPSAGGRGHQVHKSWPSSTADSDGSLDPGPGSGDFKKLQRMSSGEELADQDGSAESSAFEQADLNGMAPELPVAVPSGPFRHVGLSKAARTHRLRKLRTPAKCRECNSYVYFQGAECEECCLACHKKCLETLAIQCGHKKLQGRLQLFGQDFGQAARGTPDGVPFIVKKCICEIERRALHTKGIYRVNGVKTRVEKLCQDFENGKELVELSQASPHDVSNVLKLYLRQLPEPLISFRLYHELVGLAKDSLKAEAEAKAASRGRPDAAESEAAAVAMAGRLRERLQGLPPENRATLRYLLRHLRRIVEVEQDNKMTPGNLGIVFGPTLLRPRPTEATVSLSSLVDYPHQARIVETLIAHYDLVFEEEPEEDADDRRAEDGVQAPCPEAGAGAALPLREEAADGGPESQVASNDSDSEGEEASELPSPAGRGAYRLSFLEKQGSEASVEEAQGSGSGSEEQLGAGAGEGLAEQLSEFNTNQCNNVAEVGLPVTWLHGGQIAAGTGHERQPEFV, from the exons GAGCTGCCCAGGAAAGACGGGGCTGATGTGTCCCTCGGACCCAGCCTGGAGCCACCAGGCGCAGCCTCAAATGCCAAGGCCACGGGTACACTCAAGCGGCCCACCAGCCTGAGCCGCCATGCCAGCGCTGCTGGCTTCCCGCTGTCCGGATCCAGCACCTGGACGCTAGGCCGGGGCCACCGCAGCCCTCTGACCACCACCAGCCCTGCCGAGCTGCCCCCCGAGGGGCCGTGCCCCGACACCGTGGAGGACATCTCCCACCTGCTGGCCGACGTGGGCCGCTTTGCCGAAGGCTTGGAGAAGCTCAAGGAGTGCGTTCTGCATGAGG ACCTGCTGGAGGCCCGCCGGCCCCTGGCCCACGAGTGCCTGGGGGAGGCCCTTCGTGTGATGCGACAGATCATCTCCAGGTTCCCGCTGCTCAACACCGTGGAGACGCTCACTGCCGCGGGCACCCTCATTGCCAAGATCAGAG CCTTCCATTACGAGTGCAACAGTGAGTCTGACAAGCGGGAGTTTGAGAAGGCCCTGGAGACCATCGCTGTCTCCTTCAGTAGCAC cGTGTCCGAGTTCCTCATGGGGGAAGTGGACAGCAGCACCCTCCTGTCGGTGCCCCCTGGGGACCCCAGCCAG ACCATGGAGAGCCTGTACTCGCAGGGGAGCGAGGGCTCCACCCCCAGCACCGACGACTGTGACG GCTGCCTGCCCCCCGAGGAGGTGGACATGTTGCTGCAGCGCTGCGAAGGCGGTGTGGATGCCGCGCTGCTGTATGCCAAGAACATGGCCAAGTACATGAAGGACCTCATCGGCTACCTGGAGAAGCGGACGATGCTGG AGATGGACTTCGCCAAAGGCCTGCAGAAGATCGTGCATAGCTGCAGACAGAGCGTCATGCAGGAG CCGCACATGCCCCTGCTGTCCATCTACTCCCTGGCCCTAGAGCAGGAGCTGGAGTTCGGCCACAACATGGTGCAGGCGGTGGGCACGCTGCAGAACCAGACCTTCATCCAG cccctgagCCTGAGGCGGCTTGAGCATGAGAAGCGCAGGAAGGAGATTAAGGAGTCATGGCACCGTGCCCAGAGGAAGCTG CAAGAGGCCGAGTCCAACCTCCGCAAGGCCAAGCAGGGCTACGGGCAGCGCTGTGAGGACCACAGCAAGGCCCGCTTCCTGGCGGCCAAGGCCGAGGAGGAGCAGGCAGGCACGGGGCCCGGGGCCGCGGCCTCCAAGACCCTGGACAAGCGGAGGCGTCTGGAGGAGGAGGCCAAGAACAAG GCGGAGGAGGCCATGGCCACTTACCGCACGTGTGTGGCCGATGCCAAGACGCAGAAGCAGGAGCTGGAGGACGCCAAGGTGACGGTGCTGCGGCAGATCCAGGAGGTCATTCGGCAGAGCGACCAGACCATCAAGTCG GCCACCATCTCCTACTACCAGATGATGCACATGCAGACGGCCCCGCTGCCCGTGCACTTCCAGATGCTGTGCGAGAGCAGCAAGCTGTACGACCCCGGCCAGCAGTACGCCTCCCACGTGTGCCAGCTGCAGCGGGGCGATGAGCCGGACGTGCGCTACGACTTCGAGCCCTACGTCTCCACCAACACCTG GTCTCCGGTCATGCGCACCCGGAAGGGTAGCCTCAACGTCAGCGACGCCGTGGGGACAGAGGCCGCTGGCGGTCCCGAGGAGGAGAGCGGGCCCACCGAGGGGGCGCTGGCCAAGGACCGCAGGGGTGAGCGCCTGGCGCAGTGCGGGGTGGGCGTGGCTTCCCCGCGGCCCCCACTGGAGCCGCCTCCTTCTGCAGGTGGGCGTGGCCACCAGGTGCACAAGTCGTGGCCCAGCAGCACCGCGGACTCCGACGGCAGCCTGGACCCCGGCCCTGGCTCAG GGGACTTCAAGAAGCTGCAGCGGATGTCATCCGGCGAGGAGCTGGCGGACCAGGACGGCAGCGCAGAGTCATCAGCCTTCGAGCAGG CCGACCTCAACGGCATGGCCCCCGAGCTGCCGGTGGCCGTGCCCAGCGGGCCCTTCCGCCACGTGGGGCTGTCCAAGGCGGCGCGAACGCACCGGCTGCGGAAGCTGCGCACGCCAGCCAAGTGCAGGGAGTGCAACAGCTACGTCTACTTCCAGGGCGCCGAGTGCGAGGAG TGCTGCCTGGCCTGCCACAAGAAGTGCCTGGAGACGCTGGCCATCCAGTGCGGCCACAAGAAGCTCCAAGGCCGCCTGCAGCTCTTCGGCCAGGACTTCGGCCAGGCGGCCCGTGGCACGCCCGACGGCGTGCCCTTCATCGTCAAGAAGTGCATCTGTGAGATCGAGCGGCGGGCGCTGCACACCAAG GGCATCTACCGTGTCAACGGGGTGAAAACGCGCGTGGAGAAGCTGTGCCAGGACTTCGAGAACGGCAAGGAGCTGGTGGAACTGTCCCAGGCCTCGCCCCACGACGTCAGCAACGTCCTCAAACTCTACCTGCGCCAG CTGCCCGAACCGCTCATCTCCTTCCGCCTCTACCACGAGCTCGTGGGGCTGGCCAAGGACAGTCTGAAGGCGGAGGCCGAGGCCAAGGCGGCGTCACGGGGCCGGCCCGACGCCGCCGAGAGCGAGGCTGCAGCCGTGGCCATGGCGGGCCGGCTGCGGGAGCGCCTGCAGGGCCTGCCGCCCGAGAACAGGGCCACACTGCGGTACCTGCTGCGACACCTGCGCAG GATCGTGGAGGTGGAGCAGGACAACAAGATGACCCCGGGGAACCTGGGCATCGTGTTTGGACCCACGCTGCTGCGGCCAAGGCCCACCGAGGCCACCGTGTCCCTGTCCTCCCTGGTGGACTACCCCCACCAGGCCCGCATCGTGGAGACCCTCATCGCCCACTACGACCTGGTCTTCGAGGAGGAGCCCGAG GAGGACGCAGATGACCGGCGGGCTGAGGATGGGGTGCAGGCGCCATGCCCGGAGGCGGGTGCAGGGGCTGCCCTCCCGCTGCGGGAGGAGGCGGCAGACGGGGGTCCAG AATCCCAAGTGGCCTCCAACGACTCCGACTCCGAGGGGGAGGAGGCCTCGGAGTTGCCGTCCCCGGCGGGCAGGGGCGCGTACCGCCTCAGCTTCCTGGAGAAGCAGGGCAGCGAGGCCAGCGTGGAGGAGGCCCagggcagcggcagcggcagcgagGAGCAGCTGGGGGCCGGGGCCGGAGAGGGCCTGGCAGAGCAGCTTTCCGAGTTCAATACCAATCAGTGCAACAATGTGGCCGAGGTCGGACTGCCCGTCACGTGGCTCCACGGTGGGCAGATCGCAGCGGGCACCGGCCACGAGAGGCAGCCCGAGTTTGTGTAG
- the ARHGAP45 gene encoding rho GTPase-activating protein 45 isoform X4, with translation MFSRKKRELMKTPSISKKNRAGSPSPQPLGELPRKDGADVSLGPSLEPPGAASNAKATGTLKRPTSLSRHASAAGFPLSGSSTWTLGRGHRSPLTTTSPAELPPEGPCPDTVEDISHLLADVGRFAEGLEKLKECVLHEDLLEARRPLAHECLGEALRVMRQIISRFPLLNTVETLTAAGTLIAKIRAFHYECNSESDKREFEKALETIAVSFSSTVSEFLMGEVDSSTLLSVPPGDPSQTMESLYSQGSEGSTPSTDDCDGCLPPEEVDMLLQRCEGGVDAALLYAKNMAKYMKDLIGYLEKRTMLEMDFAKGLQKIVHSCRQSVMQEPHMPLLSIYSLALEQELEFGHNMVQAVGTLQNQTFIQPLSLRRLEHEKRRKEIKESWHRAQRKLQEAESNLRKAKQGYGQRCEDHSKARFLAAKAEEEQAGTGPGAAASKTLDKRRRLEEEAKNKAEEAMATYRTCVADAKTQKQELEDAKVTVLRQIQEVIRQSDQTIKSATISYYQMMHMQTAPLPVHFQMLCESSKLYDPGQQYASHVCQLQRGDEPDVRYDFEPYVSTNTWSPVMRTRKGSLNVSDAVGTEAAGGPEEESGPTEGALAKDRRGGRGHQVHKSWPSSTADSDGSLDPGPGSGDFKKLQRMSSGEELADQDGSAESSAFEQADLNGMAPELPVAVPSGPFRHVGLSKAARTHRLRKLRTPAKCRECNSYVYFQGAECEECCLACHKKCLETLAIQCGHKKLQGRLQLFGQDFGQAARGTPDGVPFIVKKCICEIERRALHTKGIYRVNGVKTRVEKLCQDFENGKELVELSQASPHDVSNVLKLYLRQLPEPLISFRLYHELVGLAKDSLKAEAEAKAASRGRPDAAESEAAAVAMAGRLRERLQGLPPENRATLRYLLRHLRRIVEVEQDNKMTPGNLGIVFGPTLLRPRPTEATVSLSSLVDYPHQARIVETLIAHYDLVFEEEPEEDADDRRAEDGVQAPCPEAGAGAALPLREEAADGGPESQVASNDSDSEGEEASELPSPAGRGAYRLSFLEKQGSEASVEEAQGSGSGSEEQLGAGAGEGLAEQLSEFNTNQCNNVAEVGLPVTWLHGGQIAAGTGHERQPEFV, from the exons GAGCTGCCCAGGAAAGACGGGGCTGATGTGTCCCTCGGACCCAGCCTGGAGCCACCAGGCGCAGCCTCAAATGCCAAGGCCACGGGTACACTCAAGCGGCCCACCAGCCTGAGCCGCCATGCCAGCGCTGCTGGCTTCCCGCTGTCCGGATCCAGCACCTGGACGCTAGGCCGGGGCCACCGCAGCCCTCTGACCACCACCAGCCCTGCCGAGCTGCCCCCCGAGGGGCCGTGCCCCGACACCGTGGAGGACATCTCCCACCTGCTGGCCGACGTGGGCCGCTTTGCCGAAGGCTTGGAGAAGCTCAAGGAGTGCGTTCTGCATGAGG ACCTGCTGGAGGCCCGCCGGCCCCTGGCCCACGAGTGCCTGGGGGAGGCCCTTCGTGTGATGCGACAGATCATCTCCAGGTTCCCGCTGCTCAACACCGTGGAGACGCTCACTGCCGCGGGCACCCTCATTGCCAAGATCAGAG CCTTCCATTACGAGTGCAACAGTGAGTCTGACAAGCGGGAGTTTGAGAAGGCCCTGGAGACCATCGCTGTCTCCTTCAGTAGCAC cGTGTCCGAGTTCCTCATGGGGGAAGTGGACAGCAGCACCCTCCTGTCGGTGCCCCCTGGGGACCCCAGCCAG ACCATGGAGAGCCTGTACTCGCAGGGGAGCGAGGGCTCCACCCCCAGCACCGACGACTGTGACG GCTGCCTGCCCCCCGAGGAGGTGGACATGTTGCTGCAGCGCTGCGAAGGCGGTGTGGATGCCGCGCTGCTGTATGCCAAGAACATGGCCAAGTACATGAAGGACCTCATCGGCTACCTGGAGAAGCGGACGATGCTGG AGATGGACTTCGCCAAAGGCCTGCAGAAGATCGTGCATAGCTGCAGACAGAGCGTCATGCAGGAG CCGCACATGCCCCTGCTGTCCATCTACTCCCTGGCCCTAGAGCAGGAGCTGGAGTTCGGCCACAACATGGTGCAGGCGGTGGGCACGCTGCAGAACCAGACCTTCATCCAG cccctgagCCTGAGGCGGCTTGAGCATGAGAAGCGCAGGAAGGAGATTAAGGAGTCATGGCACCGTGCCCAGAGGAAGCTG CAAGAGGCCGAGTCCAACCTCCGCAAGGCCAAGCAGGGCTACGGGCAGCGCTGTGAGGACCACAGCAAGGCCCGCTTCCTGGCGGCCAAGGCCGAGGAGGAGCAGGCAGGCACGGGGCCCGGGGCCGCGGCCTCCAAGACCCTGGACAAGCGGAGGCGTCTGGAGGAGGAGGCCAAGAACAAG GCGGAGGAGGCCATGGCCACTTACCGCACGTGTGTGGCCGATGCCAAGACGCAGAAGCAGGAGCTGGAGGACGCCAAGGTGACGGTGCTGCGGCAGATCCAGGAGGTCATTCGGCAGAGCGACCAGACCATCAAGTCG GCCACCATCTCCTACTACCAGATGATGCACATGCAGACGGCCCCGCTGCCCGTGCACTTCCAGATGCTGTGCGAGAGCAGCAAGCTGTACGACCCCGGCCAGCAGTACGCCTCCCACGTGTGCCAGCTGCAGCGGGGCGATGAGCCGGACGTGCGCTACGACTTCGAGCCCTACGTCTCCACCAACACCTG GTCTCCGGTCATGCGCACCCGGAAGGGTAGCCTCAACGTCAGCGACGCCGTGGGGACAGAGGCCGCTGGCGGTCCCGAGGAGGAGAGCGGGCCCACCGAGGGGGCGCTGGCCAAGGACCGCAGGG GTGGGCGTGGCCACCAGGTGCACAAGTCGTGGCCCAGCAGCACCGCGGACTCCGACGGCAGCCTGGACCCCGGCCCTGGCTCAG GGGACTTCAAGAAGCTGCAGCGGATGTCATCCGGCGAGGAGCTGGCGGACCAGGACGGCAGCGCAGAGTCATCAGCCTTCGAGCAGG CCGACCTCAACGGCATGGCCCCCGAGCTGCCGGTGGCCGTGCCCAGCGGGCCCTTCCGCCACGTGGGGCTGTCCAAGGCGGCGCGAACGCACCGGCTGCGGAAGCTGCGCACGCCAGCCAAGTGCAGGGAGTGCAACAGCTACGTCTACTTCCAGGGCGCCGAGTGCGAGGAG TGCTGCCTGGCCTGCCACAAGAAGTGCCTGGAGACGCTGGCCATCCAGTGCGGCCACAAGAAGCTCCAAGGCCGCCTGCAGCTCTTCGGCCAGGACTTCGGCCAGGCGGCCCGTGGCACGCCCGACGGCGTGCCCTTCATCGTCAAGAAGTGCATCTGTGAGATCGAGCGGCGGGCGCTGCACACCAAG GGCATCTACCGTGTCAACGGGGTGAAAACGCGCGTGGAGAAGCTGTGCCAGGACTTCGAGAACGGCAAGGAGCTGGTGGAACTGTCCCAGGCCTCGCCCCACGACGTCAGCAACGTCCTCAAACTCTACCTGCGCCAG CTGCCCGAACCGCTCATCTCCTTCCGCCTCTACCACGAGCTCGTGGGGCTGGCCAAGGACAGTCTGAAGGCGGAGGCCGAGGCCAAGGCGGCGTCACGGGGCCGGCCCGACGCCGCCGAGAGCGAGGCTGCAGCCGTGGCCATGGCGGGCCGGCTGCGGGAGCGCCTGCAGGGCCTGCCGCCCGAGAACAGGGCCACACTGCGGTACCTGCTGCGACACCTGCGCAG GATCGTGGAGGTGGAGCAGGACAACAAGATGACCCCGGGGAACCTGGGCATCGTGTTTGGACCCACGCTGCTGCGGCCAAGGCCCACCGAGGCCACCGTGTCCCTGTCCTCCCTGGTGGACTACCCCCACCAGGCCCGCATCGTGGAGACCCTCATCGCCCACTACGACCTGGTCTTCGAGGAGGAGCCCGAG GAGGACGCAGATGACCGGCGGGCTGAGGATGGGGTGCAGGCGCCATGCCCGGAGGCGGGTGCAGGGGCTGCCCTCCCGCTGCGGGAGGAGGCGGCAGACGGGGGTCCAG AATCCCAAGTGGCCTCCAACGACTCCGACTCCGAGGGGGAGGAGGCCTCGGAGTTGCCGTCCCCGGCGGGCAGGGGCGCGTACCGCCTCAGCTTCCTGGAGAAGCAGGGCAGCGAGGCCAGCGTGGAGGAGGCCCagggcagcggcagcggcagcgagGAGCAGCTGGGGGCCGGGGCCGGAGAGGGCCTGGCAGAGCAGCTTTCCGAGTTCAATACCAATCAGTGCAACAATGTGGCCGAGGTCGGACTGCCCGTCACGTGGCTCCACGGTGGGCAGATCGCAGCGGGCACCGGCCACGAGAGGCAGCCCGAGTTTGTGTAG
- the ARHGAP45 gene encoding rho GTPase-activating protein 45 isoform X1 encodes MLGRRGTHASYSPHRAGLHGPRRKGRDPGVQLTELPRKDGADVSLGPSLEPPGAASNAKATGTLKRPTSLSRHASAAGFPLSGSSTWTLGRGHRSPLTTTSPAELPPEGPCPDTVEDISHLLADVGRFAEGLEKLKECVLHEDLLEARRPLAHECLGEALRVMRQIISRFPLLNTVETLTAAGTLIAKIRAFHYECNSESDKREFEKALETIAVSFSSTVSEFLMGEVDSSTLLSVPPGDPSQTMESLYSQGSEGSTPSTDDCDGCLPPEEVDMLLQRCEGGVDAALLYAKNMAKYMKDLIGYLEKRTMLEMDFAKGLQKIVHSCRQSVMQEPHMPLLSIYSLALEQELEFGHNMVQAVGTLQNQTFIQPLSLRRLEHEKRRKEIKESWHRAQRKLQEAESNLRKAKQGYGQRCEDHSKARFLAAKAEEEQAGTGPGAAASKTLDKRRRLEEEAKNKAEEAMATYRTCVADAKTQKQELEDAKVTVLRQIQEVIRQSDQTIKSATISYYQMMHMQTAPLPVHFQMLCESSKLYDPGQQYASHVCQLQRGDEPDVRYDFEPYVSTNTWSPVMRTRKGSLNVSDAVGTEAAGGPEEESGPTEGALAKDRRGERLAQCGVGVASPRPPLEPPPSAGGRGHQVHKSWPSSTADSDGSLDPGPGSGDFKKLQRMSSGEELADQDGSAESSAFEQADLNGMAPELPVAVPSGPFRHVGLSKAARTHRLRKLRTPAKCRECNSYVYFQGAECEECCLACHKKCLETLAIQCGHKKLQGRLQLFGQDFGQAARGTPDGVPFIVKKCICEIERRALHTKGIYRVNGVKTRVEKLCQDFENGKELVELSQASPHDVSNVLKLYLRQLPEPLISFRLYHELVGLAKDSLKAEAEAKAASRGRPDAAESEAAAVAMAGRLRERLQGLPPENRATLRYLLRHLRRIVEVEQDNKMTPGNLGIVFGPTLLRPRPTEATVSLSSLVDYPHQARIVETLIAHYDLVFEEEPEEDADDRRAEDGVQAPCPEAGAGAALPLREEAADGGPESQVASNDSDSEGEEASELPSPAGRGAYRLSFLEKQGSEASVEEAQGSGSGSEEQLGAGAGEGLAEQLSEFNTNQCNNVAEVGLPVTWLHGGQIAAGTGHERQPEFV; translated from the exons TCACG GAGCTGCCCAGGAAAGACGGGGCTGATGTGTCCCTCGGACCCAGCCTGGAGCCACCAGGCGCAGCCTCAAATGCCAAGGCCACGGGTACACTCAAGCGGCCCACCAGCCTGAGCCGCCATGCCAGCGCTGCTGGCTTCCCGCTGTCCGGATCCAGCACCTGGACGCTAGGCCGGGGCCACCGCAGCCCTCTGACCACCACCAGCCCTGCCGAGCTGCCCCCCGAGGGGCCGTGCCCCGACACCGTGGAGGACATCTCCCACCTGCTGGCCGACGTGGGCCGCTTTGCCGAAGGCTTGGAGAAGCTCAAGGAGTGCGTTCTGCATGAGG ACCTGCTGGAGGCCCGCCGGCCCCTGGCCCACGAGTGCCTGGGGGAGGCCCTTCGTGTGATGCGACAGATCATCTCCAGGTTCCCGCTGCTCAACACCGTGGAGACGCTCACTGCCGCGGGCACCCTCATTGCCAAGATCAGAG CCTTCCATTACGAGTGCAACAGTGAGTCTGACAAGCGGGAGTTTGAGAAGGCCCTGGAGACCATCGCTGTCTCCTTCAGTAGCAC cGTGTCCGAGTTCCTCATGGGGGAAGTGGACAGCAGCACCCTCCTGTCGGTGCCCCCTGGGGACCCCAGCCAG ACCATGGAGAGCCTGTACTCGCAGGGGAGCGAGGGCTCCACCCCCAGCACCGACGACTGTGACG GCTGCCTGCCCCCCGAGGAGGTGGACATGTTGCTGCAGCGCTGCGAAGGCGGTGTGGATGCCGCGCTGCTGTATGCCAAGAACATGGCCAAGTACATGAAGGACCTCATCGGCTACCTGGAGAAGCGGACGATGCTGG AGATGGACTTCGCCAAAGGCCTGCAGAAGATCGTGCATAGCTGCAGACAGAGCGTCATGCAGGAG CCGCACATGCCCCTGCTGTCCATCTACTCCCTGGCCCTAGAGCAGGAGCTGGAGTTCGGCCACAACATGGTGCAGGCGGTGGGCACGCTGCAGAACCAGACCTTCATCCAG cccctgagCCTGAGGCGGCTTGAGCATGAGAAGCGCAGGAAGGAGATTAAGGAGTCATGGCACCGTGCCCAGAGGAAGCTG CAAGAGGCCGAGTCCAACCTCCGCAAGGCCAAGCAGGGCTACGGGCAGCGCTGTGAGGACCACAGCAAGGCCCGCTTCCTGGCGGCCAAGGCCGAGGAGGAGCAGGCAGGCACGGGGCCCGGGGCCGCGGCCTCCAAGACCCTGGACAAGCGGAGGCGTCTGGAGGAGGAGGCCAAGAACAAG GCGGAGGAGGCCATGGCCACTTACCGCACGTGTGTGGCCGATGCCAAGACGCAGAAGCAGGAGCTGGAGGACGCCAAGGTGACGGTGCTGCGGCAGATCCAGGAGGTCATTCGGCAGAGCGACCAGACCATCAAGTCG GCCACCATCTCCTACTACCAGATGATGCACATGCAGACGGCCCCGCTGCCCGTGCACTTCCAGATGCTGTGCGAGAGCAGCAAGCTGTACGACCCCGGCCAGCAGTACGCCTCCCACGTGTGCCAGCTGCAGCGGGGCGATGAGCCGGACGTGCGCTACGACTTCGAGCCCTACGTCTCCACCAACACCTG GTCTCCGGTCATGCGCACCCGGAAGGGTAGCCTCAACGTCAGCGACGCCGTGGGGACAGAGGCCGCTGGCGGTCCCGAGGAGGAGAGCGGGCCCACCGAGGGGGCGCTGGCCAAGGACCGCAGGGGTGAGCGCCTGGCGCAGTGCGGGGTGGGCGTGGCTTCCCCGCGGCCCCCACTGGAGCCGCCTCCTTCTGCAGGTGGGCGTGGCCACCAGGTGCACAAGTCGTGGCCCAGCAGCACCGCGGACTCCGACGGCAGCCTGGACCCCGGCCCTGGCTCAG GGGACTTCAAGAAGCTGCAGCGGATGTCATCCGGCGAGGAGCTGGCGGACCAGGACGGCAGCGCAGAGTCATCAGCCTTCGAGCAGG CCGACCTCAACGGCATGGCCCCCGAGCTGCCGGTGGCCGTGCCCAGCGGGCCCTTCCGCCACGTGGGGCTGTCCAAGGCGGCGCGAACGCACCGGCTGCGGAAGCTGCGCACGCCAGCCAAGTGCAGGGAGTGCAACAGCTACGTCTACTTCCAGGGCGCCGAGTGCGAGGAG TGCTGCCTGGCCTGCCACAAGAAGTGCCTGGAGACGCTGGCCATCCAGTGCGGCCACAAGAAGCTCCAAGGCCGCCTGCAGCTCTTCGGCCAGGACTTCGGCCAGGCGGCCCGTGGCACGCCCGACGGCGTGCCCTTCATCGTCAAGAAGTGCATCTGTGAGATCGAGCGGCGGGCGCTGCACACCAAG GGCATCTACCGTGTCAACGGGGTGAAAACGCGCGTGGAGAAGCTGTGCCAGGACTTCGAGAACGGCAAGGAGCTGGTGGAACTGTCCCAGGCCTCGCCCCACGACGTCAGCAACGTCCTCAAACTCTACCTGCGCCAG CTGCCCGAACCGCTCATCTCCTTCCGCCTCTACCACGAGCTCGTGGGGCTGGCCAAGGACAGTCTGAAGGCGGAGGCCGAGGCCAAGGCGGCGTCACGGGGCCGGCCCGACGCCGCCGAGAGCGAGGCTGCAGCCGTGGCCATGGCGGGCCGGCTGCGGGAGCGCCTGCAGGGCCTGCCGCCCGAGAACAGGGCCACACTGCGGTACCTGCTGCGACACCTGCGCAG GATCGTGGAGGTGGAGCAGGACAACAAGATGACCCCGGGGAACCTGGGCATCGTGTTTGGACCCACGCTGCTGCGGCCAAGGCCCACCGAGGCCACCGTGTCCCTGTCCTCCCTGGTGGACTACCCCCACCAGGCCCGCATCGTGGAGACCCTCATCGCCCACTACGACCTGGTCTTCGAGGAGGAGCCCGAG GAGGACGCAGATGACCGGCGGGCTGAGGATGGGGTGCAGGCGCCATGCCCGGAGGCGGGTGCAGGGGCTGCCCTCCCGCTGCGGGAGGAGGCGGCAGACGGGGGTCCAG AATCCCAAGTGGCCTCCAACGACTCCGACTCCGAGGGGGAGGAGGCCTCGGAGTTGCCGTCCCCGGCGGGCAGGGGCGCGTACCGCCTCAGCTTCCTGGAGAAGCAGGGCAGCGAGGCCAGCGTGGAGGAGGCCCagggcagcggcagcggcagcgagGAGCAGCTGGGGGCCGGGGCCGGAGAGGGCCTGGCAGAGCAGCTTTCCGAGTTCAATACCAATCAGTGCAACAATGTGGCCGAGGTCGGACTGCCCGTCACGTGGCTCCACGGTGGGCAGATCGCAGCGGGCACCGGCCACGAGAGGCAGCCCGAGTTTGTGTAG